Proteins from a single region of Lelliottia sp. JS-SCA-14:
- the mmuM gene encoding homocysteine S-methyltransferase, giving the protein MSQNNPLTALLETQPFIVLDGAMATELEARGCHLADSLWSAKVLVENPELIREVHLDYFRAGAQVAITASYQATAAGFAARGYDEAQSRALIGKSVELARKAREAYLAENPQAGTLLVAGSVGPYGAYLADGSEYRGDYVRSAAEFSEFHRSRVEALLDAGADLLACETLPSFAEIKALAELLTGYPRAKAWFSFTLGDSEHLSDGTPLRDVVATLADYPQIVALGINCIALENTTAALEHLQTLTALPLVVYPNSGEHYDAVSKTWHHHGEACETLAGYLPQWVAAGAKLIGGCCRTTPKDIAELKALR; this is encoded by the coding sequence ATGTCGCAGAATAATCCGCTAACCGCCCTCCTTGAAACACAGCCTTTTATCGTGCTGGACGGAGCGATGGCGACGGAACTGGAAGCGCGCGGTTGCCACCTGGCCGATAGCCTGTGGTCCGCCAAAGTGCTGGTGGAAAACCCGGAGCTGATACGCGAAGTGCATCTCGACTACTTCCGCGCCGGGGCGCAGGTGGCGATCACCGCCAGCTATCAGGCGACGGCGGCGGGTTTTGCCGCACGCGGTTATGATGAGGCGCAGTCTCGTGCGCTGATCGGCAAAAGCGTGGAGCTGGCGCGCAAGGCGCGGGAAGCGTATCTGGCGGAAAATCCGCAGGCGGGCACGCTGCTGGTAGCCGGATCGGTCGGGCCGTACGGCGCGTATCTGGCGGACGGCTCGGAGTATCGCGGGGATTACGTTCGCAGCGCGGCGGAGTTTAGCGAGTTTCATCGTTCGCGTGTGGAAGCCCTGCTGGACGCCGGGGCCGATCTGCTGGCCTGCGAAACCCTGCCGTCCTTTGCGGAGATCAAAGCCCTGGCGGAACTGCTGACAGGCTATCCGCGCGCGAAGGCGTGGTTTTCGTTTACCCTGGGCGATAGCGAGCATCTGAGCGACGGTACGCCGCTGCGTGACGTGGTGGCAACGCTTGCGGATTATCCGCAGATTGTGGCGCTGGGGATTAACTGTATCGCCCTGGAAAACACCACGGCGGCGCTGGAACATCTGCAAACCCTGACCGCGCTGCCGCTGGTGGTCTATCCGAATTCCGGTGAGCATTACGACGCGGTGAGTAAAACCTGGCACCATCACGGTGAGGCTTGTGAGACGCTGGCGGGGTATTTGCCGCAGTGGGTTGCAGCAGGAGCGAAGCTGATCGGCGGGTGCTGTCGCACGACGCCGAAGGATATTGCTGAGCTTAAAGCTTTGCGCTGA